AGTTAATATGGGTAAATCTGGGAAAAGTGGCTTCAGTCTCTTGGCTGTCATCTTCTATGCCTTTTTCCAAGAAGTGGAAGGAAGAAATGAGGGGGAGTGAGGCGGAgacaggagggaagggggagtgagtggccagttCATGTGGGAACTGTTgtttgcctggcttctgtgagtgactctggttctgttgggctaagttgcagtAGTGTCCCTTACTTCAGTTTAGCTTGGGTGGAGTTCTCTGTTTtgatatgattctctggtttgttgTTGGTCCCCTTGCGTCATTTTGGTTCTGAGGGGATTCCAGTCCCTTGCTTCAGTGTGGctttgttgggctttctctggcttgaacttgcatttgggagtgtgcctatGACTAGTGTCAGCCTTGCTCCTGTCAGTTTCTACCTGAGAGCCTTCTTGGAAAAGTTTCCCTTATAAGAAACACTGGAGAATGGTTGGAGGCACCTTTTTCAGGGTCTcctagaattggaccctggggtccaatcttcctgaaacttggggggtcttttaGTGGATAGTCAGGAGTATGTTTCCTTCAAATTTGGTGGTTtgcttgaacccccccccctgcccccagcctcatgGGGAGGAATAGTAGAAATCCTGAGCCGTTGCCTAGTGGCAATTTTAACGTCAGTGctggccaataaactgaagcttaatcccaacaagatggaatTGCTGCCGGTGAATAAAAGGTCTGTCCCAGGGCTTAAAGTGTCATGTGTTCCGAATAGGGTTGCActctccttgaaggaacaggtctgtagtctGAAGAGGTGCTCTTGGATAAGCAGCTGGCAGGTGGCCAAGGTAAGTAGGTGGCAGTTGTGGTTAGGGAGTGCTTTTCACCAGCTTTGAGTGGTTACCCAGCTGCGGCCTTTCCTAAGAAGGAAAGATCTGGACACTgtagtgcatgccctggttacatctagattaaatTCCTGCAGTGGGCTCAggagcagccccacatagagaaGTGTTGGGAAACTTTAGTTAGTACAGAATGCTTCAGCCAGGTTGTTGATTGGTGGTGGTTGTAGGCACTGTATTATTCTActtttggcccatctacactggctcccaatttgtttctgggcacaattcaaggtgctggtgtttactttcaaagccctatatggtttgggaccttTGGGGTCAAcatactcccttatgaacctgctCAACCACTGTGGCCATCTTCCAAGACCCTGTTTCAGGTATGTCCCTGTCTTCTACAGTTAGGTGGGTGACAACcctggagagggccttctcagtcatggcaccagaactctggaactctcttcccagaGAGCCTTGCCTGTactcttctgttgctgtctttcgCCAGTGGGTAAAGACGTTTTAAAATTCATCTGTCATACCCTCAGTTATCCTTCTTCCCTGCCATGTGTTTTACTTTGCTGTttttatcagtagaaaagagcaagagtccagtaacacctgtaagactaacaaaacttgtagtagggtatgagctttcgtgagtcacagctcacttctttgtatctgaagaagtgagctgcgactcatgaaaggtcataccctaccacaagttttgttagtcttatagatgctaccagGATTTTccactgctacggacagactaatACTGCTACCCATCATGATCTTGCTATTTTTATGCATTTGCATGTTATTTTAGCTTgagtttaattattttaattatttttctgtTTAGTTTTAACGAtgagtttttaatctgttagccacctCGGTGGCCTTGATGGGGATAgaagagtggggtataaattttgtaaataaaataaggatTCCCCACAGATTGGTTCACGCCATGAAGCTTTTATGTTATGCtaataataattttttcttttttaaggttGTAAAAACAGTTGGCCTTCGCGAAGTCTGGTTTTTTGGACTGCAATATGTAGACAGCAAAGGATACTCAACTTGGTTGAAGTTGAACAAAAAGGTAATTGTAATAAgggtgtgtttctttaaatgcttggtaagTTGCAGAAGAACAAGGGGGTGAAAGggggggatgagtgagtgaggtgTTTGGGTGGTTGGTGACTGAGGGTGTGGGCGGAGCTAAGAAGTGTGTGGGCAGGGAGCATCCACAGTTAACAGTTGCAGAGTCAGCAGTCTAGAGAAACTGGAAGAGCAGTCTTCTGGTTAGAATCCCCACGTAGTGCTGTGAAAAGCATTAAGATTGTAAGAGGAAAGTGGAATACTTAATAGAGGACATAGTAAGGACTAGAGCGAGTCAAATCCTAATATTGTCAGAGTATTATAAGAGTATGGGGGGAAGATGCTGACAGAAACCTGAGTTTAAAAGGGAGAGCATAACTGAGCAAAATATAATAAAGATTGAACAAAGTACATTCTGAAGATTTGAGTACATTCAAGGAAGATTTGAAAGAGAGAGGGGTGATTGTGAAATGAAAGATTGTGACGCCTCAGTCCAAAGTTATTAACATACACAGTTTTATTTACTGAAGAGAAGTTGCTAAACGTCCTGAAACCAATACGGTTCTTGtacaaataaagttttattttgtttatggttAAACCTAGTGTTATATGCTGTTCCCATACAACAGTCTTATCCTCAGGAGCACGTAGTCTAGCAAAGGAGCCTTAAAGCTTGGGCGCAATACTATGGAAAAGGATAATTAATCAGTTTGTAGTTAGATTcctggtggcagggggagagagaaataaaaatgaGGTTGAAGACACACCATATCTAACCACATGATTAAAAGAGAGAAGTCATGACAGATATGTTCTTCCAAAACAAAATCAGTCCAAAGTAGTTTAATGTGTGTATTTAATTGTACAGACAAGTGATCTGTaagtattattttaattttttcccacAAATCAAGTGTAGATTGTTGCTGCTGCTTGCTCATGGAAGAAGATAGGTCCTTTTGTGTGTTGTTGCTGAGTATGTTAAACCTGTCCACCAATTTGTTTCTTCCTCACTTCTGAATTACTTTTTTCATGCCTTTTTCCCTGGGACAGTTTTTTTAAtggcaatattttatttttttaattttacttcacttataacctgcctttctccccagtggggacccaaagtggcttatatcattctcctccaaTTTTTCCctcaaacaaccctgtgaggtgggttagactaagtgtgtgtgatgggcccaaggtcacctagactTTCTGAAGGCCATGTGTAGGATTAATTAGGATATCAGGTTAAGTATCACATTATTTCTTAaagttaaataaatttttaaagttAGTGATCTCATTCCTCAGTGCTTTTCTTGAGGGACAGATGTGGGCAAGGATAGGCCTGTAGTCCCTGAGCAGGTGCTGTATCCATGTTTCATTGGCTTACATGTTCCACTTGCGAAGAGTTATCCCTGTCCTCTTACCGTTTTGAGAACTCAATAAGGGAGCATAGAAAGGAGGGAGAAGGGTAAGGGAAGAGCCTGACACTCACCTTTTGTAACAAATACATCATTATTATTTGGTCTTAGCAAAAAAGTGTCTTACTGGAGACTTAATTGCAACTATTCCTGCTTTGTATTGTTATGCAACATTTTAATAGTGATTAGGTGTTTCTCTTTTTATACAGTATTTATTTAACGTTTATACCCTGCTTCTTCAAAATGGTATGGAGTACCTTAATAAATATCTTGGTGCTATGTAATTAATTAAGAGTAATTTTTCAGTTCTCAGTTCATACACTTCATTTGGGAAATCCTACCTACAGAATGCTCATTAGCTTGTCGTTTTTTGGAAAACCCATTCAACACTACCTTTTTTGTGGTGGTAAACTTCTAAGCTTCAGCTCCCACTCTGGTGTCCCTATGATTGAAAGTTTGGTATTTGCTAAATCATTCTGTTGTATATAGAAATgtttcaaaactgaatttgtataATGAAAACTGGAGTAACACAAGGAATACAATAAGGTCTTTAAATGGTTTTATGTAGCCTCTGAAAGCTGTCATGTTTTCCTAATTTGCAATTAATTATTTAGAGGTCTTATGTGAATCACAAGTCCTTCAATGTTGTGCTTTGTCGAGTTGAATTACAGTGTGTAGCAACCAATGATTAGATTGCTTTTCCTGAAACTCTTATGTTCTCTGTTCCTCTAAAAACTCCATTTTAGGTAACACAGCAAGATGTAAGGAAAGAAAATCCCCTTCAGTTCAAATTCAGGTCAAAGTTTTTTCCTGAGGATGTTTCTGAAGAGTTAATTCAAGAAATAACTCAGAGACTCTTTTTTCTGCAAGTCAAAGAAGCCATCTTAAATGATGAAATCTATTGTCCACCAGAAACTGCAGTTCTGCTGGCTTCTTACGCTGTTCAAGCAAAGTACGGAGATTACAACAAGGAGATACATAAATTAGGATATTTGGCAAATGACAGACTTCTTCCCCAGCGGTAAGAAACTTCTATGCCACATCATAAGCCTGGCAAACTCAAGTGCTCTACCTCAAGTGCATGTCTAGTAGCTTAACCAGTATACACTATGCTCATCAGTATTGACATTTAAGCCAAGGTAAGGCAGAATCATTAGTTCCTCTGGATTAAAAGTAAAATGGCCTGTGTATGAAATTTAGTTTGGCTGCTGACAAACATGCAGATGTGTTTGTATGATTTGCAAAGAAATGTTTGAATATTACAGTTGTCCAACAATTATTTGAGTAACACGGTAGATAGATTACAAGGTAAGACTCACTTCAGTTTTAACAATTAATATATCAAACAAATTTCTCACCTCCATCATTCCATGCAATGATACCAATTTGTAAATTATTTATAGGTGAACTTTTTGAATGTGTGTATTCTCATAACTAAAAGTACTGGTGAGCATAAAATATAAGTGCAGGGAGTGCTTTAAATGCTTTGCCCATCAGCTGTGCAACATCTTAAAAATACACATGCCTTCATCCCAGCAGTGATAAGGCTTTCAAACTGGACTAACATCCTTTTGGATAACCTACATTTTCTTCTGGGGAAGCTGCTTAAAAATATActtacttttctttttcttgatttAGTTATAACTAGTACCTGTAGGTGTTGACTGAAGTCACTTGCAGTCAGATGTTGGTGGACTAAATGTACTCTGAAAAGCTATTCAGGGtccttgtttttttgtttttgttttttaatcctaGCCCTAAACTGTGCAGTTtttgcaacacccccccccccccaaaaccctagGAAACCTGTTTCATGATGGACCTTTATTTTGACAGTGTTTTGGAACAACATAAATTAACAAAAGAGCAGTGGGAAGAACGAATACAGAACTGGCATGAAGAACACAGAGGGATGTTAAGGTAACTTCCGCAGTATAGATACAGTTCTCCTTAtttgacattatttatttatttattttattcagcttatatcctgcccttcccacgAACTGGCTTGAGGCGGCTTCCAACAAAAATagacaattaaaacatacaataaaaacctcATAACCATATGAATCTATATGGCTTCTTTTCATTGAACAGGGAAGATTCTATGATGGAGTATCTCAAGATTGCACAAGACCTGGAAATGTATGGCGTCAACTATTTTGAAATAAAGAACAAAAAGGGAACTGAATTATGGCTTGGTGTTGATGCTTTGGGCTTGAATATTTATGAACATGATGACAAGTAAGTATTAATATTGCAGTGCTCTGCTATTCAGAGATCACGTTCATTAATAAGGAGAAGTGTATGTCAATGAGGAGATACATATCTGAGTTAGAAAGAGCTCTAAGAGGACCTGAGGGGAGAAGAATCTGGTGGGTGGCGGGGGTGAGGTCCTACGTTTTCAAGAGAAGTAAACGGGATGGTCTCCTACTCCATCCATCACTGATCCAAGGTTTAtactttctgttttttaaaaaaaaaactgcttaTCCTTTTACTAAGGATTCTTTCTCACTAAAGGTTGACTCCCAAGATTGGCTTTCCCTGGAGTGAAATAAGAAATATTTCATTTAATGACAAAAAGTTTGTCATAAAGCCCATTGACAAAAAGGCCCCTGTAAgtaaatcttttaatttttttgttaaagcACAGTGCACGATACTTATTAAGCTTTTCTCTCTGATTCTTATCTAAAGTGTTTTACTGTTAAAGGAAACATTTTATCATATAGTGAAGGACTGCTTCCTCCCATACTGTCCAATTAATACCCACTTCACAAGCTCTGTTCTGTGTGTCTTGGCCTCCATAGGGTAGGTAGGTGGTGGTGAGGCCTCTGCTTTGAAATGCTCTCCTCCTTGAGGCCTACCTGGCCACATCTTGCTATCCTTTAGGCATAAGTCCAAAAGTTTACCCAGTTTTTAACTGAGGGGTCTGTGTTTCTAAAattgtttttatggtctgcttttgtCTGAGGACTCTTTGACTGTTTTAGACTGCTTATGGCTTTCATACTGATTTTTTAATGATGATTTTATGCTGCTCTTAGATTTTTTTGTATTGCTTTTCTTTGTAAGCCAACTCGAGCAAGTCTCTGGAGAGAGGGCATCTAAATTTTCTGAGTAAATAGTGCATACATTTTCTTTTATGGCATTTACAATGAAATTTCTCTTTCATCTCCCTTGCCACTTTGAGAGTAGGGTTGAAAGAGGATTTTGGATATCAgctaattttttccccattttacaCTAGTTTCTACTGTTGGCTGTTTTCTTTTGAATAGAACACTCTAAGTACGAATtgacattaaaaccataaatactcACTTTATTCCAGGATTGTGTGCATACATGTTGATGAGTTGGATTTGGTCTTGAAATGACATAAGTTTTTCTTACATCAGACCAAGGTCCTCCAAGTCTAGCTTTATTTGTTCGGATTTTGTGTGCATGGAGTAGGGTTTGAAGGGATTTTTACCAGTTTCCCTCTTCCCATTAGAGGTCCATGAgtaccccccttcccccagtttCATCTGCGCGTGTGTGTGTTGTTGATCAGATCACTTTTATTGTTTTGGAGCAGCTAATTTGTCTACTGAGTAGTTCCAACGTCCTCATCATTAGTTGGTGGTTAATGAAACTAAATCAAGACTTGGATGTAGGAAGATTTGCACTTAATTATATTAATCATAAATACATGTTTCTAGAAGATGTGGGATTtcaagtattttaatttctttaggactttgtcttttatgcaccACGTCTGAGAATAAATAAGCGAATATTGGCATTGTGTATGGGAAACCATGAGTTATACATGAGAAGGAGAAAGCCAGATACGATTGAAGTTCAACAGATGAAGGCCCAGGCTAGAGAAGAGAAACACCAAAAACAGTTGGAGAGGTATGATACTGGCAGTTATTTATGAACAACATTTGAATTCCCCTTGGCATTTAGAAGTCAATGTGATATATCAGAAATAGTCCAGCACACATAAACTTGAGGTAGGTTTAAGTAGGAAAAATATGGCTCCATTAAGCTGTGCTCTCACTGAGACAATTCTCTGAAAACCATTATTACTTTCATCAGTACTACTATTTGATATCCTTTTAGATCCCATTATACATGGATGATACTGTTCTGGGAATGACAAATTGGGACCATAAGTAATGTGGAAAGGAGAAAACAATGTGTTAAAATCCTTGGATCTTAATAGGGCTATGGCTTCCTATTCCGGCTTTGTAGCATAACCGGATTCGTCCTGTAGCAGAATGCAGTGAGGGTAGGCTGGCTGCTCTAAAAGCCCTGATGCGTTATGGATGAACAGAACTGTTTGCTCTGACATGTAGGTCTCATGTACCTAAAGCTACTCCAGATGACCCTGTACTAGTATATGCTAAATATTTCCTTGGTAGGGGGAGGCATTAATGCCTTTTGCCAATTTTCCACATGGTGGAGTATCCCGCTTTGCACCCAACACTGTTCCCAAGAGTTTTCTAACCCTGCGTAGCAACTTCAGAAGGTACAGAGAACTATAGAAATGCAAATGAAGATCCATTCTGTGTGTGGCATTCCCAGATGAGGTTCTTAGTATCCAGCATACTAGAACTACTGTTAATGAATACAGATCCATATTGCCACTCAGGTATTAGTAGTTTAAGTCATTTTACTGTACAGTGTTCCAGACGTGAACGTATTTTTGCTGTATGGCAAAATTGGAGTTCTGTAAAAGTTTCTTGCTTGGTTCTCATGACAGTAAAATATTATTCTATCTCTGCATTATGCTGCTTTTCAGCAAAGCCTTTAACTGTTGCTACTGTATATGCTGACAGAAGAGGAGGCAGCAGTCTCACCTCTGACCTGCATGGCTATTCATCTACGCAGGAATAATCTTACTAGGGATTGCAAAGAACTGGGAGTGGGGGTGAGGTGGGGAGAATATCTGCGCACCCTCTGTTGGCACTTTGTGGGATGCAAGCCATAACTTGATGCTAGCTAATAATTCCATTGGAGGCACACAGTATTGAGAGTTACCGGTGAAGGGGCGAGGGGGAGGGTGACTAGCCTGCTCAAGCCCTTGGGAGGTGTAAAAATCTTGAAAGGGAATGGGATTCTGGGGTGAGTGTGATTTCTACATTCCTCATGTGAGTCCTTGCAGGCCCCCACCTTGCATTGTTTAACTTCTGTTTCTGACTGCAATAATGCTATAAATTGGACCTTGAAACCCTAGGATATAACTTTAATGCTATCTTCTAGAATAAACCTAGTTACAGAGGATTAAAAATTGAGATTTGTCCCTTGTTCCTCTGCTGTATATTCTACATTTCTTTAATTTAGAGCGCAGCTAGAgaatgagaaaaagaaaagggaaatagcagaaaaagaaaaggaaagaatagAACGTGAAAAGGAGGAACTGATTGAAAGGCTAAGACAAATTGAAGAACAGACCATGAAAGCCCAAAAAGGTGAGCTCTCACATCATACTTATTTGTTTTAACTTTGTTTTACTTTTTTAGAAGGCAATATTCATTACATTGCTATCTAGTTTTTATATTGAAAGATTACTATTTAATAAACACATGAATTTAAATGTTATACTTTTTCTAATGGCAAACTTTGGCCATTTGAATAAGATACAAGTGGTTTTTGGGAAGCTGATGTGATATCTCATCTTGATTCTGGGAGCTGAATTTGAATGCTGTctgattgcattttaaaaaattctgtagtctgccttgagtctcagtgaggagtGTAGGCTGTAAACAAAATAAGTAGTTTGACTCAAAATTTAATTCAGTTATGAGCTAAGCAGGGGGAGTGAACACTTCAAACAAGAACCTTAATTCTAAATCCCTTTTTTAGGGGtaaaataattaattttttaatttattactAAGAGTTTTTAATCTCGTTTGTGTAGGtcagataattcaaataataGTAGAGACTGTATGGAGAAATCGCCCcccaagaaaggggaggggaaagcgcAACACGAAGGAGGCATACAAGTAAAGGACTTAAAAATGTAACGACTATTAGATCCTCATCTATAGCAAGCTACTGTGTGTTCTGATAGTCCGGAAGGGTACAGTCAAACCAGATTTGCTTTTAAATTTAGAAATAAAATCTTTACACTCTTAAACTCTTGCATTTGGTTTATTGAGAAAATTTAATACATTGTTATTTTTTGCtacaattttttttgttctttctgaaTCCTAGCACAACTATAATTGCGTGACTCATAAAAGCATAACCACGTACCATGTTTTTACATCCAAATTTGTCAGAATACTAGCCAGTTCCTTTTCATAATGGTTCCTTGCAGTCAGTCTATTATTTGAAGCACTAAACTTTCACGTGTTACATTTTAATGGCTTCCATTAAGCAAAGGAGAGACTGCGTGTTATATGGCGACTGCTAATATGTTTTGAGAAACAGAATGGCTCTTGAGTGTCCAGAGTACCGCACCTGGCTGCAGAGGAAAcggccagcttgctctctctgCTTGATTTGCTCCCATTAGTCATGCCTTCCTTCAGCCAGCCTCTTCTGGTTTAATTCTGTTGTGTGTCAGCATTGGGTGTGATCCATTTGATCAGACATGCAAGGATACAGTTCAGTGCCTGCAGAAGAGCTTCTCGCACCACAGGAAGGTGTCACTATTAGTGGAATCGAAGTGTGGGTTGGATCCCACTGTGTATTACCCTTAATCTGAAAAGTAAGCCTTTGTTGATGCAAGTGTCAAATGAGAAAGCCAGCGTAGTG
The DNA window shown above is from Eublepharis macularius isolate TG4126 chromosome 3, MPM_Emac_v1.0, whole genome shotgun sequence and carries:
- the RDX gene encoding radixin isoform X1; translation: MPKPINVRVTTMDAELEFAIQPNTTGKQLFDQVVKTVGLREVWFFGLQYVDSKGYSTWLKLNKKVTQQDVRKENPLQFKFRSKFFPEDVSEELIQEITQRLFFLQVKEAILNDEIYCPPETAVLLASYAVQAKYGDYNKEIHKLGYLANDRLLPQRVLEQHKLTKEQWEERIQNWHEEHRGMLREDSMMEYLKIAQDLEMYGVNYFEIKNKKGTELWLGVDALGLNIYEHDDKLTPKIGFPWSEIRNISFNDKKFVIKPIDKKAPDFVFYAPRLRINKRILALCMGNHELYMRRRKPDTIEVQQMKAQAREEKHQKQLERAQLENEKKKREIAEKEKERIEREKEELIERLRQIEEQTMKAQKELEEQTRRALELDQERKKAKEEAERLEKERRAAEEAKATLAKQAADQMKNQEQLAAELAEFTAKIALLEEAKKKKEEEASEWQHKAFAAQEDLEKTKEELKTVMSAPPPPPPPPVIPPTENEHDEQDENNAEASAELASEGVENHRSEEERVTETQKNERVKKQLQALSSELAQARDETKKTQNDVLHAENVKAGRDKYKTLRQIRQGNTKQRIDEFEAM